In Granulicatella elegans, one genomic interval encodes:
- the pepF gene encoding oligoendopeptidase F translates to MSDKKPLTREEVPVELTWDLTLIYPDNSGFEADLAFVSEKIPVIAASKETALQSGENLYNYLLLSNQVEEKIETAYVYSHLKADQDTTNDENQVLNQRAFSVYVELSGASSWFEPAILEKSDEEFEKFFKEEPRLEEFRVALEAARIRKGHVLSDREEALLSKANEVFSGPGKTFNFLNNADLKFGSIKNENGEEVELTHGNYTTFLESTNRDVRKNAFETKYKPYIQLKNTFASTLGSEVKAHNFKALARNYESSRQAALSSNQVPEEVFDALVKVVNEKLPLLHRYIALQQKALGLDELHMYDMYVPITGEAPITYNYEEASKATFEALKPLGEEYQDILKQAYDQRWIDVAENVGKRSGGYSSGGYATAPYILLNWHDDLSNFFTLVHELGHSAHSYFTRHTQPFQYGDYSIFLAEIASTTNENLLTDYLLKKHTDKESQKYILNNYLNRVKSTIFRQTQFAEFEHQIHVADQKGEPLTQAAMAEIYAAINKKYYANVIQDEEIAYEWTRIPHFYMNYYVYQYATGMAAATALADKILHGTPEDLEAYLNYLRAGRSDKPIEVMKKAGVDMTQTQYLYDAMNVFEQRLEQLEALMNEE, encoded by the coding sequence ATGAGTGATAAAAAACCATTAACTCGTGAAGAAGTTCCTGTAGAATTAACATGGGACTTAACATTAATTTATCCAGATAATTCTGGTTTTGAGGCTGATTTAGCTTTTGTATCAGAAAAAATTCCAGTAATTGCTGCAAGTAAAGAAACAGCTTTACAATCTGGTGAAAATTTATATAACTACTTATTATTATCCAATCAAGTAGAAGAAAAAATTGAAACAGCTTATGTGTATTCACACTTAAAAGCAGACCAAGATACTACAAATGATGAAAATCAAGTATTAAATCAACGTGCTTTCTCAGTATATGTTGAATTATCAGGTGCTTCATCATGGTTTGAACCAGCTATTTTAGAAAAATCAGATGAAGAATTTGAAAAATTCTTTAAAGAAGAACCACGTTTGGAAGAATTCCGTGTTGCATTAGAAGCAGCTCGTATTCGTAAAGGTCACGTATTATCCGATCGTGAAGAAGCACTATTATCAAAAGCAAATGAAGTTTTCTCTGGGCCAGGAAAAACATTCAATTTCTTAAATAATGCGGATCTTAAATTTGGTTCTATCAAAAACGAAAATGGGGAAGAAGTGGAATTAACTCACGGAAATTACACAACTTTCTTAGAGTCAACAAACCGTGATGTGCGTAAAAATGCATTTGAAACAAAATATAAACCATATATTCAATTGAAAAATACATTCGCAAGTACATTAGGTTCAGAAGTGAAAGCTCATAACTTTAAAGCGTTAGCTCGCAACTATGAATCAAGCCGTCAAGCAGCATTATCTTCTAATCAAGTTCCTGAAGAAGTGTTTGATGCATTAGTAAAAGTTGTGAATGAAAAATTACCATTATTACACCGTTATATTGCTTTACAACAAAAAGCTTTAGGATTAGATGAATTACATATGTATGATATGTATGTTCCAATTACTGGTGAAGCTCCAATTACTTACAATTATGAAGAAGCTTCTAAAGCAACCTTTGAAGCATTGAAACCATTAGGGGAAGAATATCAAGATATTCTTAAACAAGCCTATGATCAACGTTGGATTGATGTTGCTGAAAATGTTGGTAAACGTAGTGGTGGTTATTCATCAGGTGGTTATGCAACTGCGCCTTATATTTTATTAAACTGGCACGATGATTTAAGTAATTTCTTTACATTAGTGCATGAATTAGGACATAGTGCGCATAGTTATTTCACTCGTCATACTCAACCATTCCAATATGGGGATTATTCAATTTTCTTAGCAGAAATTGCTTCTACAACGAATGAAAACTTATTAACAGACTACTTATTGAAGAAACATACGGATAAAGAGAGTCAAAAATATATTTTAAATAATTATTTAAATCGTGTGAAATCAACTATTTTCCGTCAAACTCAATTTGCTGAATTTGAGCATCAAATTCATGTGGCGGATCAAAAAGGTGAGCCATTAACTCAAGCAGCAATGGCTGAGATTTATGCTGCAATTAATAAAAAATATTATGCAAATGTGATTCAAGATGAAGAGATTGCGTATGAGTGGACTCGTATTCCTCACTTCTATATGAATTACTATGTATATCAATATGCAACTGGTATGGCTGCTGCAACTGCTTTAGCAGATAAGATTTTACATGGTACTCCTGAAGATTTAGAGGCTTACTTAAACTACTTACGTGCTGGACGTAGTGACAAACCGATTGAGGTTATGAAAAAAGCAGGGGTAGATATGACTCAAACTCAATATCTATATGATGCAATGAATGTGTTCGAACAACGACTAGAACAATTAGAAGCGTTGATGAACGAAGAGTAA